In Finegoldia magna ATCC 53516, a genomic segment contains:
- a CDS encoding efflux RND transporter permease subunit: MKKFSEFIANHPKLVLLVMTLLLIPSIIGYKATNINYDILSYLPTDLKSTQGQTILDKDFKNAATGMLILKGTDNDAEKLREEVQKIDGVEDVISKTSILGPTVPNEFLPDDIRDVFYAKDSTLMMVKFSESSSSMRTMKAIEQIKQIESKEKYLSGISALVKDTKDLIDKETPIYVMLAVALGLVVLSLTNESTVIPFVFMLNIGYAVVYNFGTNIFLGQISYITKAIAAVLQLAVTMDYSIFLYHRYAAEKKKRDTHKKAMAKAIEATFSSLFSSSLTTFAGFLVLILMRLSLGKDIGLVMSKGVFIGLLSTLIVLPPMLLLTEKAVDKYNHKVLLPEFNKLPNFVVDKRKVLAIVFVVLFIPAIYGSVNTKLYYNLDRSLPQDLDSIVSLNKMKKDYNMASTHFIVVKDNLSNTAMSSMIDELKKIDGINSVVGTNSITGVTIPATFLPDKLRDNFVKDGYEMLMVNSKYQTASEEVNKQIEQMRDVIAKHDKDGYLTGEAVLTDDLTDISDQDFKMVNIASLIAVFLIIAISFKSFGIPVVLIAAIELAIQINMAIPFYFNQTIPFITSIVIGVIQLGSTIDYSILMTDRFLYEYNKRKNVNEALKVSVKETSKSIVTSALSFMAATVGVGIYSKMEIVSTICTLLARGAIISMLVIIILLPALLSITFPFIKKTTKNLA; encoded by the coding sequence ATGAAGAAATTTTCAGAATTTATAGCTAATCATCCTAAGTTAGTGCTTTTAGTTATGACTTTGTTGTTGATTCCATCAATAATTGGTTATAAGGCGACTAATATTAACTACGATATTCTGTCTTATTTGCCAACTGATTTGAAATCGACTCAAGGCCAAACAATTTTGGACAAAGATTTCAAAAATGCAGCTACTGGGATGTTGATTTTAAAAGGCACAGACAACGATGCCGAGAAATTAAGAGAAGAAGTGCAAAAAATCGACGGGGTTGAGGATGTTATATCCAAGACTTCAATTTTAGGACCAACTGTTCCTAACGAATTTTTGCCAGATGATATTAGAGATGTGTTCTATGCAAAAGATAGTACTTTAATGATGGTTAAGTTTAGTGAATCGTCATCTTCAATGAGAACTATGAAGGCGATAGAACAAATAAAACAAATCGAATCCAAAGAAAAATACTTGAGTGGTATTAGTGCTCTTGTAAAAGACACAAAGGATTTGATTGATAAGGAAACGCCGATTTATGTAATGCTTGCTGTGGCACTTGGACTTGTGGTGTTGAGCTTGACGAATGAATCGACTGTAATTCCATTCGTATTTATGTTGAATATAGGATATGCTGTTGTTTATAATTTTGGGACTAATATATTCTTAGGACAAATATCCTACATTACAAAGGCGATTGCAGCGGTGTTGCAACTTGCCGTAACGATGGATTATTCGATTTTCTTGTATCACAGATATGCAGCGGAAAAGAAAAAGAGAGACACACATAAGAAGGCAATGGCGAAAGCTATTGAGGCGACATTCTCATCGTTATTCTCATCTTCACTTACAACTTTTGCAGGATTCTTGGTTTTGATATTGATGAGATTGTCTTTGGGTAAAGACATTGGACTTGTAATGAGTAAAGGTGTCTTTATCGGACTTTTATCTACTTTGATAGTTCTTCCACCAATGTTACTTCTTACAGAAAAAGCTGTGGACAAGTACAATCACAAGGTATTACTTCCAGAATTCAATAAATTACCAAATTTTGTTGTCGACAAAAGAAAAGTGTTGGCGATTGTGTTTGTGGTTTTATTTATTCCAGCAATTTACGGTTCAGTTAACACAAAATTGTATTACAACTTGGATAGATCATTGCCACAAGATTTGGATTCAATAGTATCACTTAATAAAATGAAAAAAGACTACAACATGGCAAGTACACACTTCATCGTTGTAAAGGATAATTTATCTAATACTGCTATGAGTTCTATGATAGATGAATTGAAAAAAATTGACGGTATTAATTCAGTTGTTGGAACGAATTCCATCACAGGGGTTACAATTCCTGCTACATTCTTACCGGACAAACTAAGAGATAACTTCGTAAAAGATGGCTACGAAATGTTGATGGTTAATTCAAAATACCAAACAGCATCTGAGGAGGTTAACAAACAAATCGAACAAATGCGTGATGTAATTGCAAAACACGACAAGGACGGATATTTGACAGGTGAAGCAGTTCTAACAGACGATTTGACAGATATTTCTGACCAAGACTTCAAGATGGTTAACATAGCATCATTGATTGCGGTATTTTTAATCATTGCTATATCATTCAAATCATTTGGAATTCCAGTTGTTTTGATAGCTGCAATAGAACTTGCAATTCAAATCAACATGGCAATCCCATTCTACTTCAATCAAACAATTCCGTTTATCACATCGATAGTAATCGGAGTAATCCAATTGGGATCTACGATAGATTATTCTATCTTGATGACAGACCGATTCCTATATGAATACAATAAGCGCAAGAATGTAAACGAAGCGTTAAAAGTTTCAGTAAAGGAAACATCCAAATCAATTGTTACAAGTGCCTTATCATTCATGGCAGCAACAGTTGGTGTAGGAATTTATTCGAAAATGGAAATAGTATCCACAATTTGTACTTTATTGGCTAGGGGAGCAATCATCAGTATGCTTGTAATCATAATATTACTTCCAGCATTGTTGAGTATTACATTCCCATTTATCAAGAAAACAACTAAGAACTTAGCGTAA
- a CDS encoding TetR/AcrR family transcriptional regulator gives MSYLDEKKKDTKLKISQSAIKMFEKKGVDKTTIRDIMSNTDLGLGTFYSYFKDKDDLKEQIVLSKVTDLVVETEKKCDQEDHVERFISFLNYIIDYYIANPFEFELVASNLNWALYARVENDKRFAETDTTLKYILNKYSQLFSKEYSDSQKLYILSLTIETVISTCKLAIRNDSILSIDEMKSVLVEVIKQILNR, from the coding sequence GTGTCTTATTTGGATGAAAAGAAAAAGGATACTAAATTAAAAATATCCCAATCTGCGATTAAGATGTTTGAAAAAAAAGGAGTCGACAAGACGACTATCAGAGATATTATGAGTAACACTGATTTGGGTTTGGGAACTTTTTATTCGTATTTTAAGGATAAGGATGATTTGAAGGAACAAATAGTCCTGTCAAAGGTTACGGATTTGGTTGTAGAGACTGAGAAAAAGTGCGACCAAGAGGATCACGTTGAAAGATTTATTAGTTTTTTGAATTATATTATTGATTATTACATTGCGAATCCTTTTGAGTTTGAACTTGTTGCGAGCAATCTGAACTGGGCATTGTATGCCAGGGTCGAAAATGACAAGAGGTTTGCTGAAACAGACACTACACTGAAATACATTTTAAACAAGTATTCACAGTTGTTTTCTAAGGAATATTCCGATTCACAAAAACTGTATATTCTTTCTTTGACGATTGAAACTGTGATTTCGACTTGTAAGCTTGCAATCAGAAATGATTCTATTTTATCTATTGATGAAATGAAGTCTGTTTTGGTTGAGGTTATTAAACAAATTTTAAATAGATAA